From Numenius arquata chromosome 4, bNumArq3.hap1.1, whole genome shotgun sequence, a single genomic window includes:
- the TUBB6 gene encoding tubulin beta-6 chain isoform X3 has translation MREIVHIQAGQCGNQIGTKFWEVISDEHGIDPAGGYVGDSALQLERINVYYNESSSQKFVPRAVLVDLEPGTMDSVRSGPFGQLFRPDNFIFGQTGAGNNWAKGHYTEGAELVDSVLDVVRKECEHCDCLQLNADLRKLAVNMVPFPRLHFFMPGFAPLTARGSQQYRALTVPELTQQMFDAKNMMAACDPRHGRYLTVATVFRGPMSMKEVDEQMLAIQNKNSSYFVEWIPNNVKVAVCDIPPRGLKMASTFIGNSTAIQELFKRISEQFSAMFRRKAFLHWFTGEGMDEMEFTEAESNMNDLVSEYQQYQEATANDGEEAFEDDEEEINE, from the exons ATGAGGGAGATCGTGCACATCCAGGCGGGGCAGTGTGGAAACCAGATCGGCACCAAG TTTTGGGAAGTGATAAGCGATGAGCATGGCATTGACCCAGCCGGAGGCTATGTCGGTGACTCAGCGCTGCAGCTGGAAAGGATCAATGTCTACTATAATGAATCATCGT CCCAGAAATTCGTACCAAGAGCGGTCTTGGTGGACTTGGAGCCGGGAACCATGGATAGCGTGCGGTCCGGTCCTTTTGGTCAGCTCTTTCGGCCTGATAATTTCATCTTTG GACAAACTGGTGCTGGAAACAACTGGGCTAAAGGACACTATACAGAAGGGGCAGAGTTGGTTGACTCTGTGCTTGATGTTGTAAGAAAAGAGTGTGAACACTGCGATTGCTTG CAACTAAATGCTGACCTCCGGAAGCTGGCAGTGAATATGGTCCCTTTTCCACGCCTTCACTTTTTCATGCCAGGCTTCGCTCCTTTGACAGCCCGGGGCAGCCAACAATACCGAGCACTCACTGTTCCAGAGCTCACTCAGCAGATGTTTGATGCCAAAAATATGATGGCAGCCTGTGACCCAAGGCATGGGCGCTATTTGACAGTGGCTACCGTCTTCCGTGGTCCCATGTCCATGAAGGAGGTTGATGAGCAGATGTTGGCTATCCAGAACAAGAACAGCAGTTACTTTGTGGAGTGGATCCCAAACAATGTCAAGGTGGCTGTGTGTGACATACCTCCTCGTGGCCTCAAGATGGCTTCCACATTCATTGGCAACAGTACTGCTATTCAAGAGCTCTTCAAAAGGATCTCGGAGCAGTTTTCGGCCATGTTCAGGAGAAAAGCCTTCCTCCACTGGTTCACAGGAGAAGGAATGGATGAAATGGAATttacagaagcagaaagcaaCATGAATGATCTGGTTTCAGAGTACCAGCAATACCAAGAAGCAACAGCAAATGATGGAGAGGAAGCatttgaagatgatgaagaagaaaTCAATGAATAA
- the TUBB6 gene encoding tubulin beta-6 chain isoform X5, translating to MGTLLISKIREEYPDRIMNTFSVMPSPKVSDTVVEPYNATLSVHQLVENTDETYCIDNEALYDICFRTLKLTTPTYGDLNHLVSATMSGVTTSLRFPGQLNADLRKLAVNMVPFPRLHFFMPGFAPLTARGSQQYRALTVPELTQQMFDAKNMMAACDPRHGRYLTVATVFRGPMSMKEVDEQMLAIQNKNSSYFVEWIPNNVKVAVCDIPPRGLKMASTFIGNSTAIQELFKRISEQFSAMFRRKAFLHWFTGEGMDEMEFTEAESNMNDLVSEYQQYQEATANDGEEAFEDDEEEINE from the coding sequence ATGGGAACCCTACTCATCAGCAAGATCCGAGAGGAATATCCGGACAGGATAATGAATACCTTTAGTGTCATGCCCTCTCCAAAGGTTTCTGATACAGTGGTGGAGCCTTATAACGCTACACTCTCGGTCCACCAACTGGTTGAAAATACAGATGAAACCTATTGCATTGACAATGAAGCTTTGTATGACATTTGCTTCCGCACCCTGAAGCTTACCACTCCAACATATGGTGATCTAAACCACTTGGTTTCTGCTACCATGAGTGGGGTAACTACATCCCTGCGTTTTCCAGGCCAACTAAATGCTGACCTCCGGAAGCTGGCAGTGAATATGGTCCCTTTTCCACGCCTTCACTTTTTCATGCCAGGCTTCGCTCCTTTGACAGCCCGGGGCAGCCAACAATACCGAGCACTCACTGTTCCAGAGCTCACTCAGCAGATGTTTGATGCCAAAAATATGATGGCAGCCTGTGACCCAAGGCATGGGCGCTATTTGACAGTGGCTACCGTCTTCCGTGGTCCCATGTCCATGAAGGAGGTTGATGAGCAGATGTTGGCTATCCAGAACAAGAACAGCAGTTACTTTGTGGAGTGGATCCCAAACAATGTCAAGGTGGCTGTGTGTGACATACCTCCTCGTGGCCTCAAGATGGCTTCCACATTCATTGGCAACAGTACTGCTATTCAAGAGCTCTTCAAAAGGATCTCGGAGCAGTTTTCGGCCATGTTCAGGAGAAAAGCCTTCCTCCACTGGTTCACAGGAGAAGGAATGGATGAAATGGAATttacagaagcagaaagcaaCATGAATGATCTGGTTTCAGAGTACCAGCAATACCAAGAAGCAACAGCAAATGATGGAGAGGAAGCatttgaagatgatgaagaagaaaTCAATGAATAA
- the TUBB6 gene encoding tubulin beta-6 chain isoform X1 translates to MREIVHIQAGQCGNQIGTKFWEVISDEHGIDPAGGYVGDSALQLERINVYYNESSSQKFVPRAVLVDLEPGTMDSVRSGPFGQLFRPDNFIFGQTGAGNNWAKGHYTEGAELVDSVLDVVRKECEHCDCLQGFQLTHSLGGGTGSGMGTLLISKIREEYPDRIMNTFSVMPSPKVSDTVVEPYNATLSVHQLVENTDETYCIDNEALYDICFRTLKLTTPTYGDLNHLVSATMSGVTTSLRFPGQLNADLRKLAVNMVPFPRLHFFMPGFAPLTARGSQQYRALTVPELTQQMFDAKNMMAACDPRHGRYLTVATVFRGPMSMKEVDEQMLAIQNKNSSYFVEWIPNNVKVAVCDIPPRGLKMASTFIGNSTAIQELFKRISEQFSAMFRRKAFLHWFTGEGMDEMEFTEAESNMNDLVSEYQQYQEATANDGEEAFEDDEEEINE, encoded by the exons ATGAGGGAGATCGTGCACATCCAGGCGGGGCAGTGTGGAAACCAGATCGGCACCAAG TTTTGGGAAGTGATAAGCGATGAGCATGGCATTGACCCAGCCGGAGGCTATGTCGGTGACTCAGCGCTGCAGCTGGAAAGGATCAATGTCTACTATAATGAATCATCGT CCCAGAAATTCGTACCAAGAGCGGTCTTGGTGGACTTGGAGCCGGGAACCATGGATAGCGTGCGGTCCGGTCCTTTTGGTCAGCTCTTTCGGCCTGATAATTTCATCTTTG GACAAACTGGTGCTGGAAACAACTGGGCTAAAGGACACTATACAGAAGGGGCAGAGTTGGTTGACTCTGTGCTTGATGTTGTAAGAAAAGAGTGTGAACACTGCGATTGCTTGCAAGGATTTCAGCTCACTCATTCCTTGGGAGGAGGGACAGGGTCTGGCATGGGAACCCTACTCATCAGCAAGATCCGAGAGGAATATCCGGACAGGATAATGAATACCTTTAGTGTCATGCCCTCTCCAAAGGTTTCTGATACAGTGGTGGAGCCTTATAACGCTACACTCTCGGTCCACCAACTGGTTGAAAATACAGATGAAACCTATTGCATTGACAATGAAGCTTTGTATGACATTTGCTTCCGCACCCTGAAGCTTACCACTCCAACATATGGTGATCTAAACCACTTGGTTTCTGCTACCATGAGTGGGGTAACTACATCCCTGCGTTTTCCAGGCCAACTAAATGCTGACCTCCGGAAGCTGGCAGTGAATATGGTCCCTTTTCCACGCCTTCACTTTTTCATGCCAGGCTTCGCTCCTTTGACAGCCCGGGGCAGCCAACAATACCGAGCACTCACTGTTCCAGAGCTCACTCAGCAGATGTTTGATGCCAAAAATATGATGGCAGCCTGTGACCCAAGGCATGGGCGCTATTTGACAGTGGCTACCGTCTTCCGTGGTCCCATGTCCATGAAGGAGGTTGATGAGCAGATGTTGGCTATCCAGAACAAGAACAGCAGTTACTTTGTGGAGTGGATCCCAAACAATGTCAAGGTGGCTGTGTGTGACATACCTCCTCGTGGCCTCAAGATGGCTTCCACATTCATTGGCAACAGTACTGCTATTCAAGAGCTCTTCAAAAGGATCTCGGAGCAGTTTTCGGCCATGTTCAGGAGAAAAGCCTTCCTCCACTGGTTCACAGGAGAAGGAATGGATGAAATGGAATttacagaagcagaaagcaaCATGAATGATCTGGTTTCAGAGTACCAGCAATACCAAGAAGCAACAGCAAATGATGGAGAGGAAGCatttgaagatgatgaagaagaaaTCAATGAATAA
- the TUBB6 gene encoding tubulin beta-6 chain isoform X4: MREIVHIQAGQCGNQIGTKFWEVISDEHGIDPAGGYVGDSALQLERINVYYNESSSQKFVPRAVLVDLEPGTMDSVRSGPFGQLFRPDNFIFGQTGAGNNWAKGHYTEGAELVDSVLDVVRKEVDEQMLAIQNKNSSYFVEWIPNNVKVAVCDIPPRGLKMASTFIGNSTAIQELFKRISEQFSAMFRRKAFLHWFTGEGMDEMEFTEAESNMNDLVSEYQQYQEATANDGEEAFEDDEEEINE, encoded by the exons ATGAGGGAGATCGTGCACATCCAGGCGGGGCAGTGTGGAAACCAGATCGGCACCAAG TTTTGGGAAGTGATAAGCGATGAGCATGGCATTGACCCAGCCGGAGGCTATGTCGGTGACTCAGCGCTGCAGCTGGAAAGGATCAATGTCTACTATAATGAATCATCGT CCCAGAAATTCGTACCAAGAGCGGTCTTGGTGGACTTGGAGCCGGGAACCATGGATAGCGTGCGGTCCGGTCCTTTTGGTCAGCTCTTTCGGCCTGATAATTTCATCTTTG GACAAACTGGTGCTGGAAACAACTGGGCTAAAGGACACTATACAGAAGGGGCAGAGTTGGTTGACTCTGTGCTTGATGTTGTAAGAAAAGA G GTTGATGAGCAGATGTTGGCTATCCAGAACAAGAACAGCAGTTACTTTGTGGAGTGGATCCCAAACAATGTCAAGGTGGCTGTGTGTGACATACCTCCTCGTGGCCTCAAGATGGCTTCCACATTCATTGGCAACAGTACTGCTATTCAAGAGCTCTTCAAAAGGATCTCGGAGCAGTTTTCGGCCATGTTCAGGAGAAAAGCCTTCCTCCACTGGTTCACAGGAGAAGGAATGGATGAAATGGAATttacagaagcagaaagcaaCATGAATGATCTGGTTTCAGAGTACCAGCAATACCAAGAAGCAACAGCAAATGATGGAGAGGAAGCatttgaagatgatgaagaagaaaTCAATGAATAA
- the TUBB6 gene encoding tubulin beta-6 chain isoform X2 has protein sequence MREIVHIQAGQCGNQIGTKKFVPRAVLVDLEPGTMDSVRSGPFGQLFRPDNFIFGQTGAGNNWAKGHYTEGAELVDSVLDVVRKECEHCDCLQGFQLTHSLGGGTGSGMGTLLISKIREEYPDRIMNTFSVMPSPKVSDTVVEPYNATLSVHQLVENTDETYCIDNEALYDICFRTLKLTTPTYGDLNHLVSATMSGVTTSLRFPGQLNADLRKLAVNMVPFPRLHFFMPGFAPLTARGSQQYRALTVPELTQQMFDAKNMMAACDPRHGRYLTVATVFRGPMSMKEVDEQMLAIQNKNSSYFVEWIPNNVKVAVCDIPPRGLKMASTFIGNSTAIQELFKRISEQFSAMFRRKAFLHWFTGEGMDEMEFTEAESNMNDLVSEYQQYQEATANDGEEAFEDDEEEINE, from the exons ATGAGGGAGATCGTGCACATCCAGGCGGGGCAGTGTGGAAACCAGATCGGCACCAAG AAATTCGTACCAAGAGCGGTCTTGGTGGACTTGGAGCCGGGAACCATGGATAGCGTGCGGTCCGGTCCTTTTGGTCAGCTCTTTCGGCCTGATAATTTCATCTTTG GACAAACTGGTGCTGGAAACAACTGGGCTAAAGGACACTATACAGAAGGGGCAGAGTTGGTTGACTCTGTGCTTGATGTTGTAAGAAAAGAGTGTGAACACTGCGATTGCTTGCAAGGATTTCAGCTCACTCATTCCTTGGGAGGAGGGACAGGGTCTGGCATGGGAACCCTACTCATCAGCAAGATCCGAGAGGAATATCCGGACAGGATAATGAATACCTTTAGTGTCATGCCCTCTCCAAAGGTTTCTGATACAGTGGTGGAGCCTTATAACGCTACACTCTCGGTCCACCAACTGGTTGAAAATACAGATGAAACCTATTGCATTGACAATGAAGCTTTGTATGACATTTGCTTCCGCACCCTGAAGCTTACCACTCCAACATATGGTGATCTAAACCACTTGGTTTCTGCTACCATGAGTGGGGTAACTACATCCCTGCGTTTTCCAGGCCAACTAAATGCTGACCTCCGGAAGCTGGCAGTGAATATGGTCCCTTTTCCACGCCTTCACTTTTTCATGCCAGGCTTCGCTCCTTTGACAGCCCGGGGCAGCCAACAATACCGAGCACTCACTGTTCCAGAGCTCACTCAGCAGATGTTTGATGCCAAAAATATGATGGCAGCCTGTGACCCAAGGCATGGGCGCTATTTGACAGTGGCTACCGTCTTCCGTGGTCCCATGTCCATGAAGGAGGTTGATGAGCAGATGTTGGCTATCCAGAACAAGAACAGCAGTTACTTTGTGGAGTGGATCCCAAACAATGTCAAGGTGGCTGTGTGTGACATACCTCCTCGTGGCCTCAAGATGGCTTCCACATTCATTGGCAACAGTACTGCTATTCAAGAGCTCTTCAAAAGGATCTCGGAGCAGTTTTCGGCCATGTTCAGGAGAAAAGCCTTCCTCCACTGGTTCACAGGAGAAGGAATGGATGAAATGGAATttacagaagcagaaagcaaCATGAATGATCTGGTTTCAGAGTACCAGCAATACCAAGAAGCAACAGCAAATGATGGAGAGGAAGCatttgaagatgatgaagaagaaaTCAATGAATAA